Genomic window (Terriglobales bacterium):
GCGGCCGCGCCCGGGCGCGGGCAAGCGCGGCGCAGCGCGCGCGAAGGAGCAGGCGCAGCCCGACGTCTACATCACCCTGGTGGCGCGCAGCGACCTGGACGGCAACCTGCGGCGCATCTTCGTCTCCATCACCGACAGCGGCCGCCTGGACGCGGTGCCGCGCCTGGAGCTGCTGGACGCCGTGGATGCCGACGGCCGGGGCGTGGGCCAACTGCTCTTCCACAAGATCGGGCCGCACGACACCGGCCTGGAGGGCAACGTGGTGCTCTACCGCGTGGACCCCGACCGGCTCACCGAACTCTTCGACAGTTGGGTGCAGTAGCGGCGGGCGGTGCTACAATTCCCGGCCATTCTTCGGGCGGATTCCTGCAGATGGCTGGAGGAGAAGGCATGCGCAGAGTGATCGGAGTGGGGATGCTGCTGTTCGCGCTGGCCGCCGTGGCCATGGCGCAGCAGCGCGATTTCAGCAAGGTGGAGATCAAGGTCACCAAGGTGACCGAAGCGGTGTACATGCTGCAGGGCTCCGGCGGGAACATCACCCTCTTCACCGGCCCCGAGGGCGTGGTCATGGTGGACACGGAATTCGCGGCGCTGGCGCCCAAGGTCGAGGCCGCGCTCAAGGGCATCACCGACAAGCCCCTGCGCTTCGTGGTCAACACCCACTGGCACTTCGACCACACCGACGGCAATGCCGCGTGGAGCGCGCAGGCGCCCATCATCGCCAACGACCTGCTGCGGGCGCGCATGGCCAGCGGCGGCAAGGTGCTGACCATGGACTTCAAGCCCGCGCCCGCGGATGCCCTGCCCGCCATCACCTACCCCGACCGCATGGCGCTGCACCTGAACGGCGAGGACGTCGAGATCATTCACTATCCCGCGGCGCACACCGACGGCGACAGCGTGGTGTACTTCCCCAAGGAGCACGTGGCCGCTACCGGCGACGAATATTTCGCCAACATCTTCCCCTTCATCGACCTGGAGAGTGGAGGCAGCGTGAAGGGCTACCTGGACGCGGTGGACAAACAGATCGCCATGTACCCCGAGGACGTGAAGATCATCCCCGGGCACGGGCCGCTCTCCACCCTGGCCGACTTCCGCGCCTACGCCAGCATGCTGCGCGATTGCGCCGGCATCGTGGAAGACGGCATCCGCCACGGCAAGAGCGCCGAGCAGCTCAAGCAGGAGAAGGTGCTGGCCAAGTACCACAAGTTCTCGTCCAGCTTCATCGACGAGGACAAGTTCATCGACACCCTCTACAAGAGCCTGGGCGGAGAAAAGAAGTAGCGGCTCAGGGCTTGAGCTTCTTCTCCAGCAGTTCGTTGACCAAAGCGGGGTTGGCTTGGCCCTTGGACATCTTCATCACCTGGCCGACGAAGAAGCCCTTCACCGTGGTCTTGCCGGCGCGGTACTGCTCCACCTGCTTGGGATTGGCGGCCAGCACCG
Coding sequences:
- a CDS encoding MBL fold metallo-hydrolase — translated: MRRVIGVGMLLFALAAVAMAQQRDFSKVEIKVTKVTEAVYMLQGSGGNITLFTGPEGVVMVDTEFAALAPKVEAALKGITDKPLRFVVNTHWHFDHTDGNAAWSAQAPIIANDLLRARMASGGKVLTMDFKPAPADALPAITYPDRMALHLNGEDVEIIHYPAAHTDGDSVVYFPKEHVAATGDEYFANIFPFIDLESGGSVKGYLDAVDKQIAMYPEDVKIIPGHGPLSTLADFRAYASMLRDCAGIVEDGIRHGKSAEQLKQEKVLAKYHKFSSSFIDEDKFIDTLYKSLGGEKK